The Planctomycetota bacterium genome has a window encoding:
- a CDS encoding DUF5060 domain-containing protein produces MSRASRIAFIIQGLCLAASAAERQVAIEAAAKQVARLGRIEFAITTNIAAVNPYDAAEADVSLELTAPSGKKLVYPAFWFQPVEREQRPHSGRPTEWLYPSGAPGWRARFAPNETGNWSAAAVVTTRDGTVRSAPADFQCTPGQGRGFVRVSAKDPRFLEFTDGSPFFPIGQNVAFITDSYKQGEMLQKLGDNGANYARIWCCCEDWAMAVEARKSGWGRSWSWDPPIVAMPDRDGFHSDDRCLAIIGDANAAITFQPTRPLAVKASTKYRLTGKVRNASGAGIALDLGAGGTIELKGGKGWTPFQHEFGTRDNQWWLERLAFRSTAKGTTYLRDLSLREAAGGPELLWEADPNRPLLGWYNPLDCRIVDALVETAEAAGVYLQLTMLTRDHYMKNLRNAGSPAYERMLGHARNLVRYFVARWGYSPHVAAWEYFNEQDPGLPLERFYGELGDQVTSLDPYGRIRCTSTWHSPSRDYKHPKLDTADFHYYMRPAEKDLFKDEVASVLSRVKLAREAAPNKPVLFSEFGLADDKWGRSPEYDADTDYTHLHNALWASALSGMSSTVMSWWWDDVHKRNQYHHYKPVSAFVKDIPYTTAKLRSATATVDKGLRLVGLQGDGCAYLWVSDPQATWWKIAHEGAKPAEITGATLTLQGLAPGDYKVEWWNTWDGKPAAPDKAKAANGLDLRIPAFSRDIAVKITR; encoded by the coding sequence ATGAGCCGAGCCAGCCGCATCGCCTTCATCATCCAGGGACTCTGTCTGGCGGCCAGCGCCGCGGAGCGGCAGGTGGCCATCGAGGCCGCCGCGAAGCAGGTCGCGCGCCTGGGCAGGATCGAGTTCGCCATCACGACCAACATCGCCGCGGTCAACCCGTACGATGCGGCCGAGGCGGACGTGTCGCTCGAGCTCACGGCGCCCAGCGGCAAGAAGCTCGTCTACCCTGCCTTCTGGTTCCAGCCCGTCGAGCGCGAGCAGCGGCCGCACAGCGGCCGCCCCACCGAATGGCTCTACCCCAGCGGCGCGCCCGGCTGGCGGGCGCGCTTCGCCCCGAACGAGACGGGCAACTGGTCGGCCGCCGCTGTGGTGACGACCCGCGATGGCACCGTCCGCTCGGCCCCGGCCGACTTCCAGTGCACGCCAGGGCAGGGGAGGGGCTTCGTGCGCGTGTCGGCCAAGGACCCCCGCTTCCTGGAGTTCACCGACGGTTCCCCCTTCTTCCCCATCGGGCAGAACGTGGCCTTCATCACCGACTCCTACAAGCAGGGCGAGATGCTCCAGAAGCTAGGTGACAACGGCGCAAACTACGCGCGCATCTGGTGCTGCTGCGAGGACTGGGCGATGGCCGTCGAGGCCCGCAAGAGCGGCTGGGGCCGCTCGTGGAGCTGGGACCCGCCTATCGTGGCCATGCCCGATCGCGACGGCTTCCACTCCGACGACCGCTGCCTGGCCATCATCGGCGACGCCAACGCGGCGATCACCTTCCAACCCACGAGGCCCCTGGCCGTCAAGGCCAGCACGAAGTACCGCCTGACGGGCAAGGTGCGAAACGCCTCGGGCGCGGGCATCGCCCTTGACCTCGGCGCAGGCGGCACCATCGAGCTCAAGGGCGGCAAGGGCTGGACGCCGTTCCAGCACGAGTTCGGGACCCGCGACAACCAGTGGTGGCTCGAGCGCCTGGCCTTCCGCTCGACGGCCAAGGGCACCACGTATCTCCGCGATCTCTCGCTCCGCGAGGCCGCCGGCGGCCCCGAACTGCTCTGGGAAGCCGACCCCAATCGCCCGCTCCTCGGCTGGTACAACCCCCTCGACTGCCGCATCGTGGACGCGCTGGTCGAGACGGCGGAGGCCGCGGGCGTCTACCTCCAGCTCACCATGCTCACCCGCGACCACTACATGAAGAACCTGCGGAACGCGGGCAGCCCCGCCTACGAACGCATGCTCGGCCACGCGAGGAACCTGGTGCGCTACTTCGTCGCCCGCTGGGGCTACTCGCCCCACGTCGCCGCCTGGGAGTACTTCAACGAGCAGGACCCCGGCCTGCCCCTCGAACGCTTCTACGGCGAACTGGGCGACCAGGTCACGAGCCTCGACCCTTACGGCCGCATCCGCTGCACCAGCACCTGGCACTCGCCTTCGCGCGACTACAAGCATCCGAAGCTCGACACCGCCGACTTCCACTACTACATGCGCCCCGCCGAGAAGGACCTGTTCAAGGACGAGGTGGCCAGCGTGCTCTCGCGCGTCAAGCTCGCCCGCGAGGCCGCGCCGAACAAGCCCGTGCTCTTCAGCGAGTTCGGCCTCGCCGACGACAAGTGGGGCCGCTCGCCCGAATACGACGCCGACACGGACTACACCCACCTCCACAACGCCCTCTGGGCCTCGGCCCTCTCCGGCATGTCCAGCACCGTCATGAGCTGGTGGTGGGACGACGTGCACAAGAGGAACCAGTACCACCACTACAAGCCGGTCTCGGCCTTCGTGAAGGATATCCCCTACACCACCGCGAAGCTGCGCTCCGCAACGGCCACGGTGGACAAAGGGCTGCGGCTCGTAGGCCTTCAGGGCGACGGCTGCGCCTACCTCTGGGTCTCCGACCCCCAAGCCACGTGGTGGAAGATCGCCCACGAGGGCGCGAAGCCCGCCGAGATCACCGGCGCCACGCTCACCCTCCAGGGCCTCGCCCCCGGCGACTACAAGGTCGAGTGGTGGAACACCTGGGACGGCAAGCCCGCCGCGCCCGACAAGGCCAAGGCGGCGAACGGTCTGGACCTCAGGATTCCCGCATTCTCTCGGGACATCGCGGTGAAGATCACTCGGTAG
- a CDS encoding PQQ-binding-like beta-propeller repeat protein translates to MRRARLIAVLGFLPALSAPGADWPAWRGDAQRSGTTAEALPAELHLRWVRRLAPPVPAWPREARLHFDASCEPVVLGTTLFLASANHGTLAAYDTETGEQRWSFLANGPVRLAPVAWGGRVCFGSDDGWLYCLDAATGALRWKVRGAPDQRPERRHLGNGRLISYWPVRGGPVLADGVIYFGAGLWPMLGVFVAAVEAETGRVLWRNAEAQLIEKVRIDHNELFDTGLAPQGHLAVAGDLLVVPNGRSMPAVLDRKTGKVLRYVQGYRRGDCRLAVVGNLAFVGRAGAVDLTTGREVGSRFGQAGKDAPARFDPKKFELFEGPIFDYIKQPGISAWAALTPGILYGAYQGAFYAYDLTRPAVSEYETKLYGTHDARPWRWDLPELWKLETEHAKGKPVSDTLIKAGNRLYGHAGKTLLAVELPAEGGQPKVAWQHALDGTPSSLAAADGKLFVATKEGGLFCFGGDKRETTTWPLEAAPLPQVPERSFPASQGYALVLGLHDGRWLYRLAAQPNVRVIGVDADAAKVRAFHEKLVAAGIYGTRAELFVGDPFAFPLPPYLASLIVSETGFPNRDAAERLREVLHPYGGTLIVEEGNEAGVVKRDGPLPGSAWWTHECADARRSYFSKDQLVKPPLGILWYGQGGEDEFWTNNDYGIGVKPQVVGGRVFAYSLPMRALFAYDAYTGRHLWKVKTEAFTRFAAQPDGVYVAAGDACIVLDPATGIEKTKFTFQAQDEKGRKPLVSDIRVGDDVVLIAYAFEKVRIIEKGLWDSTALVTLDRRTGAALWTRQATHRFNNHALALGGGTVFAIDSPSPTLTAALTDPKEAPKTASSEILALDARSGAVRWSRTIETPFRVYGPGGWTAIRGNDDWLALCDGLGLLLTGKLSQARAFDAASGKPAWEGRVGAQPLILRGDAFVDQNGNVYDARTGGPKGSVPLLPRGGCNYAVGGEHLYFLRDRTVCYVEAATGERHHVRNARSGCSNSLIAADGILSVPDYAVGCVCNYPIQMSFAMVHMPEVAGWAGAQPAQLEGRTPP, encoded by the coding sequence ATGCGACGTGCCCGGCTGATCGCCGTGCTGGGGTTCCTGCCAGCGCTCTCTGCCCCGGGCGCCGACTGGCCCGCGTGGCGGGGCGACGCGCAGCGCAGCGGGACGACCGCCGAAGCCCTGCCCGCCGAACTCCACCTGCGCTGGGTTCGCAGGCTCGCCCCGCCCGTGCCCGCGTGGCCGAGGGAGGCTCGGCTGCACTTCGACGCCTCGTGCGAGCCCGTCGTGCTGGGCACGACGCTCTTCCTCGCCTCGGCGAACCACGGCACGCTCGCGGCCTACGACACCGAAACAGGCGAGCAGCGCTGGTCGTTCCTCGCCAACGGCCCCGTGAGGCTCGCGCCCGTGGCGTGGGGCGGCCGTGTGTGCTTCGGCTCCGACGACGGCTGGCTCTACTGCCTCGATGCCGCGACGGGCGCGCTCCGCTGGAAGGTGAGGGGCGCGCCCGACCAGCGGCCCGAACGCCGCCACCTCGGCAACGGCCGCCTCATCTCCTACTGGCCCGTCCGCGGCGGCCCGGTCCTCGCCGACGGCGTCATCTACTTCGGCGCCGGCCTGTGGCCGATGCTGGGCGTCTTCGTCGCCGCCGTCGAGGCCGAGACGGGCCGCGTCCTCTGGCGCAATGCCGAGGCGCAGCTCATCGAGAAGGTGCGCATTGACCACAACGAGCTGTTCGACACCGGCCTCGCGCCGCAGGGACACCTCGCCGTGGCCGGCGACCTGCTCGTCGTGCCGAACGGCCGCTCGATGCCGGCCGTGCTCGACCGCAAGACCGGCAAGGTGCTGCGCTACGTGCAGGGCTACCGCCGCGGCGACTGCCGCCTGGCGGTGGTGGGCAACCTGGCGTTCGTCGGCCGGGCGGGGGCCGTGGACCTCACGACGGGCCGCGAGGTCGGCAGCCGCTTCGGCCAGGCAGGCAAGGACGCGCCGGCCCGCTTCGACCCCAAGAAGTTCGAGCTGTTCGAGGGGCCGATCTTCGACTACATCAAGCAGCCGGGCATCTCCGCCTGGGCCGCCCTCACGCCCGGCATCCTCTACGGCGCGTACCAGGGTGCTTTCTACGCCTACGACCTCACACGTCCCGCCGTCTCGGAATATGAGACGAAGCTCTACGGCACTCACGACGCCAGGCCGTGGCGCTGGGACCTGCCCGAGCTGTGGAAGCTGGAGACCGAGCACGCGAAGGGCAAGCCCGTGAGCGACACGCTGATCAAGGCGGGCAACCGCCTCTACGGCCACGCGGGCAAGACCCTCCTCGCCGTCGAGCTTCCCGCCGAGGGCGGCCAGCCGAAGGTCGCCTGGCAACACGCCCTCGACGGCACACCTTCCTCGCTCGCCGCCGCTGACGGCAAGCTCTTCGTCGCCACGAAGGAGGGCGGCCTGTTCTGCTTCGGCGGCGACAAGAGGGAGACAACGACCTGGCCCCTCGAGGCCGCACCGCTGCCCCAGGTTCCCGAACGCTCCTTCCCGGCGTCGCAGGGCTATGCCCTTGTCCTCGGCCTCCACGACGGCCGGTGGCTCTACCGCCTGGCGGCGCAGCCGAACGTGCGGGTGATCGGCGTGGACGCCGATGCCGCGAAGGTGCGGGCCTTCCACGAGAAGCTGGTGGCGGCAGGCATCTATGGCACGCGAGCCGAGCTCTTCGTCGGCGACCCCTTCGCCTTCCCCTTGCCGCCCTATCTCGCCAGCCTGATCGTCTCGGAAACGGGTTTCCCCAACAGGGACGCGGCCGAGAGACTCCGCGAGGTTCTGCACCCCTATGGCGGCACTCTCATCGTCGAAGAGGGAAACGAGGCCGGGGTGGTGAAGCGCGACGGCCCGCTGCCCGGCTCGGCCTGGTGGACCCACGAGTGCGCCGACGCCCGCCGGTCCTACTTCTCGAAGGACCAGCTCGTCAAGCCCCCGCTCGGCATCCTCTGGTACGGCCAGGGCGGCGAGGACGAGTTCTGGACGAACAACGACTACGGCATCGGCGTGAAGCCGCAAGTCGTGGGCGGCCGCGTGTTCGCCTACTCGCTGCCGATGCGCGCGCTCTTCGCCTACGACGCCTACACGGGCCGCCATCTGTGGAAGGTCAAGACCGAGGCGTTCACCCGCTTCGCCGCGCAGCCCGACGGCGTCTACGTGGCCGCGGGCGACGCCTGCATCGTCCTCGACCCCGCCACGGGCATCGAGAAGACGAAGTTCACCTTCCAGGCCCAGGACGAGAAGGGCCGCAAGCCCCTCGTCTCCGACATCCGCGTGGGCGACGACGTCGTCCTCATCGCCTATGCCTTCGAGAAGGTGCGCATCATCGAGAAGGGGCTCTGGGACAGCACGGCCCTCGTCACCCTCGACCGCAGGACGGGCGCGGCCCTCTGGACGCGGCAGGCGACGCACCGCTTCAACAACCATGCCCTCGCCCTGGGGGGAGGGACCGTGTTCGCCATCGACTCGCCCTCCCCGACCCTCACGGCCGCGCTCACCGACCCGAAGGAGGCGCCGAAGACCGCCTCCTCGGAAATCCTCGCCCTCGACGCCCGCTCGGGCGCCGTGCGCTGGAGCCGCACCATTGAGACCCCCTTCCGCGTCTACGGGCCCGGCGGTTGGACCGCTATCCGCGGTAACGACGACTGGCTGGCTCTGTGTGACGGCCTGGGCCTTTTGCTCACTGGCAAGCTCAGCCAAGCCCGCGCCTTCGACGCCGCCAGCGGCAAGCCTGCCTGGGAGGGCCGCGTCGGCGCCCAGCCCCTCATCCTGCGGGGCGACGCCTTCGTGGACCAGAACGGCAATGTCTACGACGCGCGCACCGGCGGGCCCAAGGGCAGCGTGCCGCTCCTGCCCCGCGGCGGCTGCAACTACGCCGTTGGCGGCGAACACCTCTACTTCCTGCGCGACCGCACGGTCTGCTACGTGGAGGCGGCGACGGGGGAGCGCCACCACGTGCGCAACGCGCGCTCGGGCTGCTCGAACAGCCTCATCGCCGCCGACGGCATCCTCAGCGTGCCCGACTACGCCGTCGGCTGCGTGTGCAACTACCCGATCCAGATGTCGTTCGCCATGGTGCACATGCCCGAAGTGGCCGGCTGGGCGGGCGCCCAGCCCGCGCAACTCGAAGGGAGAACGCCGCCATGA
- a CDS encoding family 78 glycoside hydrolase catalytic domain, which yields MPQRNAFVAFRRRFAYESGPATLRLTADSRYTAYVNGIYLGHGPVRCWPAHWRYDTYDLAPHLRRGDNVLAVLVNYFGEGTFQYLPGPPGLLAQIDLAGTAVFTDEAWLAEAAPGFVSATPRISVQEAFEEQFDARRAEPWTQPGYEDGSWPRAQALRPAHDGFHCELLPRDIPFLTQEPVLPKRLVSVEAVRSIPHRFTIYAKPYIAPQDSSSNFVFAHYYLATQVWSPCATDVAFRIPHQHPGPMKVNGKLVEDGRATLNAGWNSLVARPPAHHLPQFVVALDGPPELRFRALGEGGGSPWAVLGPFELRNDQRRQAEGHMDASAVLAQPLVSGATSARGEAFWDACDVSAWAREACFQPVRPEHLPEADAFVQAYTDRVVPGDMRLENADGLLSGSDWTIVHPPARGSDVRLLLDFGHELIGSHAFEVAAPEGTILDFHNFEFIQPDGRYNLAEGMNNSLRYICREGSQAFRSLVRRGFQYSYLILRNLTGPAKLRGVHVVFSTYPQNRRGRFACSDAQLDRIWAAGALTLRCCAEDTYTDCPTYEQTHWVGDARNEALIDWAVNGDPRLWFHCLEQTGHSLDRSPVTESHVPSAWQNVLTAWSLLWMRSCREFVLFTGDRQRGRALLGFIRRNIEGLAKHINADGLLDIRAWNMFDWAPMDTPPRGVVTHQNCQMVHALRDAAELADWLGEGALAASWRAMADGLSDAINARLWNEERRAYTDCLRDGAHSPVFSQQTQTAAYIAGVARGPRARRCWDIVQNPPEGFVKAGSPFFEFFLLEGYLREGRHQDFLDTIRRDWGRMMDLGATTFWETWSSTSDRLTRSHCHAWSAAPTYFLSTHVLGVRPGGPGFEPAIVEPHPCDLTWCRGAMPTPRGDVEVQWENEAGKPFALRVRAPEGLAVRAILPRQGLFLLNGKEATCDVPG from the coding sequence ATGCCGCAGCGAAACGCATTCGTCGCATTCCGGCGCCGCTTCGCCTACGAGAGCGGGCCGGCCACGCTGCGCCTCACCGCCGACTCCCGCTACACCGCCTACGTCAACGGCATCTACCTCGGCCACGGGCCGGTCCGCTGCTGGCCGGCCCACTGGCGATATGACACCTATGACCTCGCGCCGCACCTTCGGCGGGGCGACAACGTGCTGGCCGTGCTCGTGAACTACTTCGGCGAGGGCACGTTCCAGTACCTTCCGGGCCCCCCGGGCCTCCTGGCGCAGATTGACCTGGCGGGCACCGCCGTGTTCACCGACGAAGCCTGGCTCGCGGAGGCCGCGCCAGGCTTCGTCTCGGCGACGCCCCGCATCAGCGTGCAGGAGGCGTTCGAAGAACAGTTCGACGCGCGGCGGGCCGAGCCGTGGACGCAGCCCGGCTACGAGGATGGCTCGTGGCCGCGCGCGCAAGCCCTCCGCCCGGCCCACGACGGCTTCCACTGCGAGCTGCTGCCGCGCGACATCCCGTTTCTCACCCAGGAGCCGGTCCTGCCGAAGCGGCTGGTCAGCGTCGAGGCAGTCCGCTCGATCCCGCACCGCTTCACGATCTACGCCAAGCCCTACATCGCGCCGCAGGATTCCTCGTCGAACTTCGTCTTCGCCCACTACTACCTCGCCACCCAGGTCTGGTCGCCGTGTGCGACCGACGTGGCGTTCCGCATCCCCCACCAGCACCCCGGCCCGATGAAGGTGAATGGCAAGCTGGTGGAGGACGGGCGCGCGACGCTGAACGCGGGCTGGAACTCCCTGGTCGCCCGGCCGCCCGCGCACCACCTGCCGCAGTTCGTCGTCGCGCTCGACGGGCCGCCTGAGCTGCGCTTTCGCGCGCTCGGCGAGGGCGGCGGAAGCCCGTGGGCCGTCCTTGGGCCGTTCGAACTCCGCAACGACCAACGCCGCCAGGCCGAAGGCCACATGGACGCCTCGGCCGTGCTCGCCCAGCCGCTCGTTTCCGGCGCCACCTCCGCGCGCGGCGAGGCGTTCTGGGACGCCTGCGACGTGTCCGCCTGGGCGCGCGAGGCCTGCTTCCAGCCCGTGCGGCCCGAGCACCTGCCTGAAGCCGACGCCTTTGTGCAGGCCTACACCGATCGCGTGGTGCCAGGCGACATGCGGCTCGAAAACGCCGATGGCCTGCTCTCGGGCAGCGATTGGACCATCGTACACCCGCCGGCCCGCGGCAGCGACGTGCGCCTGCTGCTCGACTTCGGCCACGAGTTGATCGGCAGCCACGCCTTCGAGGTCGCCGCGCCCGAGGGCACCATCCTCGACTTCCACAACTTCGAGTTCATCCAGCCCGACGGCCGCTACAACCTGGCCGAGGGGATGAACAACAGCCTCCGGTACATCTGCCGCGAGGGCTCCCAGGCGTTCCGCAGCCTCGTGCGCCGCGGCTTCCAGTACAGCTACCTCATCCTGCGCAACCTCACCGGCCCCGCGAAGCTTCGGGGCGTTCACGTCGTCTTCAGCACCTATCCCCAGAACCGACGCGGGCGATTCGCCTGCTCCGACGCGCAGCTCGACCGCATCTGGGCCGCCGGCGCGCTCACCCTGCGCTGCTGCGCCGAGGACACCTACACCGACTGCCCCACCTACGAGCAGACCCACTGGGTGGGCGACGCGCGCAACGAGGCCCTCATTGACTGGGCGGTGAACGGCGACCCCCGCCTGTGGTTCCACTGTCTCGAGCAGACGGGGCACAGCCTCGACCGCTCGCCCGTCACCGAGAGCCACGTGCCGAGCGCCTGGCAGAACGTCCTCACCGCCTGGAGCCTGCTGTGGATGCGCTCGTGCCGCGAGTTCGTCCTCTTCACGGGCGACCGCCAGCGGGGGCGGGCACTGCTCGGCTTCATCCGCCGCAACATCGAGGGCCTCGCGAAGCACATCAACGCCGACGGCCTCCTCGACATCCGGGCGTGGAACATGTTCGACTGGGCGCCGATGGACACCCCGCCCCGCGGCGTGGTGACGCACCAGAACTGCCAGATGGTCCACGCCCTGCGCGACGCGGCCGAACTGGCCGACTGGCTTGGCGAGGGCGCCCTCGCCGCATCGTGGCGGGCGATGGCGGACGGGCTCTCCGACGCCATCAACGCGCGCCTCTGGAATGAGGAGAGGCGCGCCTACACCGACTGCCTGCGCGACGGCGCCCACAGCCCTGTCTTCAGCCAGCAGACGCAGACGGCGGCCTACATCGCCGGAGTGGCCAGGGGCCCGCGCGCGCGCCGCTGCTGGGACATCGTGCAGAATCCCCCCGAGGGCTTCGTGAAGGCGGGCAGCCCCTTCTTCGAGTTCTTTCTTCTCGAGGGCTACCTGCGCGAGGGACGACACCAGGACTTCCTCGACACGATCCGCCGCGACTGGGGGCGGATGATGGACCTGGGCGCGACGACGTTCTGGGAAACCTGGTCGAGCACGAGCGACCGGCTCACGCGGAGCCATTGCCACGCATGGTCGGCGGCGCCCACGTACTTCCTCAGCACCCACGTCCTCGGCGTGCGCCCGGGCGGGCCGGGCTTCGAGCCCGCCATCGTCGAGCCGCACCCGTGCGACCTCACCTGGTGCCGCGGCGCGATGCCCACGCCGCGGGGCGACGTGGAGGTGCAATGGGAGAACGAGGCCGGCAAGCCCTTTGCCCTGCGCGTTCGCGCGCCCGAGGGTCTCGCCGTCCGCGCCATCCTGCCTCGCCAAGGGCTGTTCCTGCTGAATGGCAAGGAGGCGACATGCGACGTGCCCGGCTGA